The Rhopalosiphum maidis isolate BTI-1 chromosome 1, ASM367621v3, whole genome shotgun sequence genome has a segment encoding these proteins:
- the LOC113560883 gene encoding uncharacterized protein LOC113560883: MDLGTLDSLTFYQDCIDFDMKSDYDRVLSNNSFNYDDSLSLNDDNMMSMMDPLNSGLWLNSDSDSHHHLDFMEGDLESAIMVNPNSVIPSSAAAEIKIKDEPVDVPILPKTYLPITIKKEKLDSVEPQEVMIKFPEINPENIKSEKLPLEITKVEELKPIPKAIRLSDLLSQTSSIGQQKTELMTVRVTMPSALPTLKTTVTSRTVPISFVNNTISGHYKIVRPKQQIKPIQSRINGNKMNESMGLYPRPTYSYSCLIAMALKNSSSGSLPVSEIYNFMCKHFPYFKTASSGWKNSVRHNLSLNKCFEKIEKPIGSTGAPRKGCLWTMNPSKISKMDDEMQKWSRKDPSAIRRAMLNPEHLDLLERGEMNECYDRRDSYFFDDEEEEEEEIISQEMTSEDDRISDVEEESDNESRIDKDDSPYQLITFGLDDLANLNDLGNDIDDEEEIEESSNDGSFGIEASEYKTNFDDLISVQDMPLTYVVQPPNKTVVNNKRPYQQPLFKGSYVLTKSVTSSVPSPKRKFISRPVSILRNI, from the exons ATGGATCTTGGAACATTAGATAGTCTTACTTTCTATCAAGACTGTATAGACTTTGACATGAAAAGTGATTATGACCgtgttttatcaaataatagttTCAACTATGATGATTCATTGTCATTGAATGATGACAATATGATGTCCATGATGGATCCGCTCAATTCTGGATTATGGCTCAATTCTGATTCTGATTCACATCATCACTTAGACTTTATGGAAGGCGATTTAGAGTCAGCAATCATGGTTAATCCTAATTCTGTAATACCATCATCTGCTGCAGCAGAAATTAAGATTAAGGATGAACCAGTTGATGTACCAATTTTACCAAAAACATATCTACCTATTACGATTAAAAAAGAGAAGCTTGACTCAGTGGAACCTCAAGAAGTTATGATTAAGTTTCCCGAAATTAAtcctgaaaatataaaatctgaaAAATTGCCATTAGAAATAACTAAAGTGGAAGAACTCAAACCTATACCAAAAGCTATTAGGCTATCTGATTTGTTAAGTCAAACATCAAGTATTGGCCAACAGAAGACTGAATTAATGACTGTACGTGTAACAATGCCATCAGCCTTGCCTACCCTAAAGACAACTGTAACTTCTAGAACAGTTCCAATTTCTTTTGTGAATAATACTATTTCTGGGCATTACAAAATTGTTAGGCCTAAGCAGCAAATAAAACCAATTCAATCGAGAATTAATGGCAACAAAATGAATGAAAGTATGGGTCTTTATCCAAGACCTACTTATTCCTACTCATGCTTAATTGCTATggcattaaaaaattcaagttcTGGATCTTTACCAGTTtcagaaatttataattttatgtg TAAACATTTTCCGTATTTTAAGACTGCCAGTAGTGGATGGAAGAACTCTGTTCGTCACAACCTGAGTTTGAATAAGTGTTTTGAAAAGATTGAAAAACCAATTGGTAGTACAGGTGCCCCAAGAAAAGGATGTTTATGGACAATGAATCCCagcaaaatatcaaaaatggaTGATGAGATGCAAAAATGGTCACGTAAAGATCCCTCTGCTATTAGACGTGCAATGCTTAATCCTG aacatTTGGATTTACTGGAACGTGGTGAGATGAATGAATGTTATGATCGACGTGACAGTTATTTCTTTGATGATGAAGAAGAGGAGGAGGAAGAAATAATCAGCCAAGAAATGACATCTGAAGATGACAGAATCAGTGATGTTGAAGAAGAATCTGATAATGAGTCAAGAATCGATAAAGATGATTCACCATATCAGCTAATAACATTTGGCCTAGATGATTTAGCTAACCTTAATGACCTTGGCAATGat atTGATGATGAAGAAGAAATAGAAGAGAGTTCAAATGATGGCAGCTTCGGCATTGAAGCATCAGAGTATAAAACAAACTTTGACGATTTGATATCTGTTCAAGACATGCCTCTAACATATGTAGTTCAGCCCCCAAATAAGACTGTAGTTAACAATAAACGACCGTATCAACAACCTTTATTTAAGGGTAGTTATGTGTTGACTAAAAGTGTTACATCAAGTGTACCAAGTCCAAAGCGAAAATTCATCAGTAGGCCAGTAtcaatattaagaaatatttaa